A genome region from candidate division WOR-3 bacterium includes the following:
- a CDS encoding uL22 family ribosomal protein: protein MEAIARSRFQRGSAKKLNRIAALIRNKDVPTAMATMAFLPKPSKRPIMKTLRSAVANAIAKAGKAKLKEEDLIVKEVRVDTGPNVMKRLMPGPRGTASVYVRRMCHVYVKVGTKEEMV from the coding sequence ATGGAGGCAATAGCGAGGAGCAGGTTTCAGCGCGGTTCTGCTAAGAAGCTGAACCGGATTGCCGCTCTTATCCGTAATAAGGATGTGCCCACAGCAATGGCAACAATGGCTTTTTTACCGAAGCCTTCCAAGCGGCCAATAATGAAGACGCTGCGGTCGGCGGTTGCCAATGCTATTGCCAAGGCGGGGAAGGCGAAACTTAAGGAGGAGGACCTGATAGTGAAAGAGGTCAGGGTTGATACCGGTCCCAATGTGATGAAGCGGCTTATGCCCGGACCAAGAGGGACTGCTTCTGTTTATGTTCGCAGGATGTGCCATGTGTATGTGAAGGTCGGAACCAAGGAGGAAATGGTTTAA
- the rpsS gene encoding 30S ribosomal protein S19 encodes MGRSIRKGPYIDEKLFRRIKELVEKGERRVIKTYARRSIIPPEFVGQTIAIHNGNRFIPVYITERMVGHRLGEFAPTRTFRQHSGQRREKPAEEKREH; translated from the coding sequence ATGGGGAGGTCAATTCGCAAGGGTCCTTATATTGATGAGAAGTTATTCCGGAGGATAAAGGAGTTGGTGGAAAAGGGTGAGCGCCGGGTGATTAAGACCTATGCCCGCCGGAGCATTATTCCACCTGAGTTTGTTGGGCAGACGATAGCGATTCATAATGGCAACAGGTTCATTCCGGTATACATCACCGAGCGGATGGTGGGACACCGTTTAGGCGAGTTCGCACCCACGAGGACATTCCGTCAGCATTCAGGACAGCGTCGAGAGAAACCGGCAGAGGAGAAACGGGAGCACTGA
- the rplB gene encoding 50S ribosomal protein L2, translating into MGIKEYRPITPGRRHYTVSDFSEVTRDEPFKPLIVPLRKKGGRNNLGRITAKYRGGGEKRFYRIIDFLRDKTGIPAKVVSIEYDPNRSARIALVCYADGEYRYILCPDGLKVGDEIASGNNLPIRIGNAMPLSDIPVGVEIHNLQLYPESHSFLVRSAGTAAQILAKEEGWAVVKLPSGEIRKFDLRCWATVGRVSNLEHKDISIGKAGRSRHMGRRPRVRAVAMNPVDHPMGGGEGKSSGGRHPCSEKGMIAKGYKTRNPKKKSNSLIIRRRA; encoded by the coding sequence ATGGGGATTAAGGAGTACCGACCGATAACACCCGGGAGAAGGCATTATACCGTTTCTGATTTTTCCGAAGTTACCCGGGATGAGCCTTTCAAACCATTGATTGTGCCTTTGCGCAAAAAAGGGGGAAGAAATAATTTGGGCAGGATTACCGCCAAGTATCGTGGTGGGGGTGAGAAGCGGTTTTACCGGATAATTGATTTCCTGCGCGATAAGACTGGGATACCGGCAAAGGTTGTTTCCATTGAGTATGACCCGAATCGTTCGGCAAGGATTGCGCTGGTGTGCTATGCTGATGGCGAATATCGTTATATTTTATGTCCTGATGGGCTCAAGGTTGGGGATGAGATTGCTTCGGGGAATAATCTGCCCATTCGGATTGGTAATGCGATGCCACTTTCTGACATCCCGGTGGGGGTTGAGATTCACAACCTCCAGTTGTATCCAGAGAGTCATTCCTTTTTGGTTCGCTCAGCAGGCACGGCAGCGCAGATTCTCGCTAAGGAGGAGGGTTGGGCGGTGGTAAAATTGCCTTCAGGTGAGATAAGGAAGTTTGACCTCCGGTGCTGGGCAACGGTTGGTAGGGTCTCCAACCTTGAGCATAAGGACATTTCCATTGGCAAGGCAGGGCGCTCCCGACATATGGGGCGCAGACCCAGGGTGCGAGCGGTGGCGATGAACCCAGTTGACCATCCAATGGGTGGTGGTGAAGGCAAGAGTTCTGGGGGAAGGCACCCGTGTTCGGAAAAGGGGATGATTGCCAAGGGTTATAAGACCCGTAACCCTAAGAAGAAGTCCAATAGTCTGATTATCCGCAGGAGGGCTTAA
- a CDS encoding 50S ribosomal protein L23, translating into MVEPADIILGVLVTEKSERLKGERSYTLRVRRDANKYQIRDAVERLFKVHVTDVRVMNFKGKRRRMGMFSGYRPDWKKAVVKIKEGERIEVLER; encoded by the coding sequence ATGGTAGAGCCGGCAGATATAATTCTGGGTGTATTGGTTACCGAGAAGTCGGAGAGGCTGAAAGGAGAAAGGAGTTATACGCTGCGGGTGCGTAGGGATGCGAATAAGTATCAGATTCGTGATGCGGTGGAGAGGCTTTTTAAGGTTCATGTAACCGATGTCAGAGTGATGAATTTTAAAGGGAAAAGGCGGAGAATGGGGATGTTTAGTGGGTATCGACCCGATTGGAAAAAGGCGGTTGTGAAGATAAAAGAGGGTGAGAGGATTGAGGTTTTGGAGCGGTAA